From Panicum hallii strain FIL2 chromosome 2, PHallii_v3.1, whole genome shotgun sequence, a single genomic window includes:
- the LOC112881900 gene encoding probable inactive purple acid phosphatase 29: MGGGLGLRRRGAQLPLALLLVLVAAAAGAAAGKGKGKGAHGSTSTRLRFRRDSGTFKVVQVADMHYADGRATACEDVLPSQVAGCSDLNTTAFLYRVFRDEDPDLVVFTGDNIYGADSTDAAKSMDAAIAPAIDMKLPWAAVIGNHDQEGTLSREGVMRHLVSMKNSLSGLNPEGVEIDGYGNYNLEVSGVNGTSMGEKSVLNLYFLDSGDYSTVPSIKGYGWIKASQQVWFQQTSSSLQRKYMNETPKQKEPAPGLVFFHIPLPEFSSFTAANITGVKQEGISSASINSGFFASMVEAGDVKAAFIGHDHLNDFCGKLGGIQLCYAGGFGYHAYGKAGWSRRARVVSVQLEKTDNGEWQGVKSIKTWKRLDDPQLSTIDSEVLWNRGFNGRRKKNTDGS, translated from the exons ATGGGCGGCGGCCTCGGgctccggcggcgcggcgcccaGCTGCCGCTGGCGCTGCTCCTGGTCCTcgtcgccgcggcggccggtgcCGCcgcggggaaggggaaggggaagggggcgCACGGTAGTACCAGCACCAGGCTGCGGTTCCGGCGGGACAGCGGGACGTTCAAGGTGGTGCAGGTGGCGGACATGCACTACGCCGACGGCCGGGCCACAGCCTGCGAGGACGTGCTCCCGTCCCAGGTGGCCGGGTGCTCCGACCTCAACACCACCGCCTTCCTCTACCGCGTCTTCCGCGACGAGGACCCCGACCTCGTCGTCTTCACCG GTGATAACATCTATGGTGCGGATTCAACTGACGCAGCCAAGTCTATGGATGCAGCGATTGCCCCAGCCATTGACATGAAACTTCCTTGGGCTGCTGTGATTGGGAACCATGACCAAGAGGGTACGCTGTCGCGTGAGGGTGTAATGCGTCACCTTGTGAGCATGAAGAACAGCCTTTCAGGACTCAACCCCGAAGGAGTTGAAATTGATGGCTATGGCAATTACAATTTGGAAGTTTCTGGGGTTAATGGAACATCAATGGGTGAAAAATCAGTGCTCAACCTGTATTTCCTAGACAGCGGTGACTATTCTACTGTACCGTCAATCAAAGGTTATGGTTGGATCAAGGCCTCACAGCAAGTTTGGTTCCAACAAACATCTTCAAGCCTACAG AGAAAGTATATGAATGAAACCCCGAAGCAGAAGGAGCCAGCACCTGGCCTTGTGTTCTTCCATATTCCACTGCCGGAGTTCAGCAGCTTTACAGCAGCCAATATCACTGGAGTAAAACAGGAGGGAATTAGCTCAGCATCAATCAACTCTGGGTTCTTTGCCTCCATGGTGGAGGCTGGAGATGTGAAGGCTGCCTTTATTGGACATGATCACCTTAATGACTTCTGCGGAAAGCTCGGAGGTATTCAGCTATGCTATGCTGGCGGATTTGGCTACCATGCCTACGGGAAGGCTGGGTGGTCAAGGAGAGCGAGGGTGGTGTCTGTGCAACTTGAGAAGACAGACAACGGTGAATGGCAAGGAGTGAAGTCCATCAAGACATGGAAGAGGCTTGATGATCCCCAACTCAGCACAATTGACTCTGAGGTCCTCTGGAACAGAGGCTTTAATG GGAGGCGCAAGAAGAATACTGACGGTAGTTAA
- the LOC112881905 gene encoding histone H2A-like — protein sequence MDASGATGKVKKGAAGRKAGGPRKKSVSRSARAGLQFPVGRIGRYLKKGRYAQRVGTGAPVYLAAVLEYLAAEVLELAGNAARDNKKTRIIPRHVLLAIRNDEELGKLLAGVTIAHGGVLPNINPVLLPKKVAEKAASGAAKEAKSPKKGTKSPKKA from the coding sequence ATGGACGCCAGCGGAGCCACCGGGAAGGTGAAGAAGGGGGCGGCCGGGCGCAAGGCGGGTGGCCCCAGGAAGAAGTCGGTGTCGCGGTCTGCGAGGGCCGGGCTCCAGTTCCCCGTCGGTCGCATCGGGCGCTACCTCAAGAAGGGCCGGTACGCGCAGCGCGTCGGCACCGGCGCCCCCGTGTACCTCGCGGCCGTCCTCGAGTACCTCGCCGCCGAGGTGCTGGAGCTGGCCGGGAACGCGGCGAGGGACAACAAGAAGACGCGCATCATCCCGCGGCACGTGCTCCTGGCGATCCGCAATGACGAGGAGCTCGGGAAGCTGCTGGCCGGCGTCACCATCGCCCACGGCGGCGTCCTCCCCAACATCAACCCGGTGCTGCTGCCCAAGAAGGTGGCGGAGAAGGCGGCCAGCGGCGCCGCCAAGGAGGCCAAGTCGCCCAAGAAGGGCACcaagtcgcccaagaaagcttAG
- the LOC112881179 gene encoding glucan endo-1,3-beta-glucosidase, acidic isoform-like, with amino-acid sequence MAATRPALCLLCHVLLVAVAAAAGDDRGKIGICHGRVGGNLPAPQAAAALLRQNGVTRARLFLPDPAVLPAFAAAGIDLVVGVPNENLTFLASSGPEGAARWLRSAVLAHAPAARVRYLAAGNEVLYGDRSYAPSLVPAMRNLHAALAAMGLEGSVKVSSAHASSVLAASYPPSAGAFDAAALPVLRPMLRFLADTGAPFMVNTYPFISYANDPANVPLDYALFGAGATPVRDGALAYTNLFDATVDALVAALEKEGFGGVPVAVTETGWPTAGHPAATPQNAAAYNAEIVGRAARGVGTPRRPGVPVEVFLFDQYDEDGKPGAEFERHFGIFRADGSKAYDINFA; translated from the coding sequence ATGGCGGCCACGAGACCAGCACTGTGCCTGCTGTGCCACGTCCTCCTTGTCGCcgtcgcggcggccgcgggtgACGACCGCGGCAAGATCGGCATCTGCCACGGCCGCGTGGGCGGCAACCTCCCCGCGCcgcaggccgcggcggcgctgctgcggcaGAACGGGGTCACCAGGGCGCGGCTCTTCCTCCCGGACCCCGCCGTGCTCCCGGCCTTCGCCGCGGCGGGGATCGACCTCGTGGTGGGCGTGCCCAACGAGAACCTCACCTTCCTCGCGTCCTCGGGGCCCGAGGGCGCGGCGCGGTGGCTGCGGTCCGCGGTGCTGGCGCacgcccccgccgcgcgcgtccgctacctcgccgccggcaacgaGGTGCTGTACGGCGACAGGTCCTACGCGCCGAGCCTCGTCCCCGCCATGCGGAACCTGCACGCCGCGCTCGCCGCGATGGGGCTCGAGGGGAGCGTCAAGGTCTCCTCCGCGCACGCCTCCTCCGTGCTCGCCGCGTCCTACCCGCCCTCCGCAGGGGCCTTCGACGCGGCGGCGCTCCCCGTCCTCCGCCCCATGCTGCGGTTCCTGGCCGACACCGGCGCGCCCTTCATGGTCAACACCTACCCGTTCATCAGCTACGCCAACGACCCGGCCAACGTGCCGCTCGACTACGCGCTCTTCGGCGCGGGCGCGACGCCGGTGCGGGACGGCGCGCTGGCGTACACGAACCTGTTCGACGCCACGGTCGACGCGCTGGTGGCCGCGCTCGAGAAGGAGGGGTTCGGCGGCGTGCCGGTCGCGGTGACCGAGACCGGCTGGCCCACCGCGGGGCACCCGGCCGCGACACCGCAGAACGCCGCCGCGTACAACGCCGAGATCGTCGGGAGggcagcgcgcggcgtgggCACGCCGAGGCGGCCCGGCGTGCCCGTGGAGGTGTTCCTGTTCGACCAGTACGACGAGGACGGCAAGCCCGGCGCCGAGTTCGAGAGGCACTTCGGCATCTTCAGGGCGGATGGGAGCAAGGCGTACGACATCAAC
- the LOC112881904 gene encoding probable histone H2A.5, translated as MDVSGAGGSGKVKKGAAGRKAGGPRKKSVSRSMKAGLQFPVGRIGRYLKKGRYAQRVGTGAPVYLAAVLEYLAAEVLELAGNAARDNKKTRIIPRHVLLAIRNDEELGKLLAGVTIAHGGVLPNINPVLLPKKVAEKAAGAAAKEAKSPKKAAKSPKKA; from the coding sequence ATGGACGTTAGCGGAGCTGGAGGCAGTGGGAAGGTGAAGAAGGGAGCGGCCGGGCGCAAGGCCGGCGGTCCCAGGAAGAAGTCGGTGTCGCGGTCCATGAAGGCCGGGCTCCAGTTCCCCGTCGGCCGCATCGGGCGCTACCTCAAGAAAGGCCGGTACGCGCAGCGCGTCGGCACCGGCGCCCCCGTCTACCTCGCAGCCGTCCTCGAGTACCTCGCCGCCGAGGTGCTGGAGCTCGCCGGTAACGCGGCGAGGGACAACAAGAAGACGCGCATCATCCCGCGGCACGTGCTCCTGGCGATCCGCAATGACGAGGAACTCGGGAAGCTGCTGGCCGGCGTCACCATCGCCCACGGAGGTGTCCTTCCCAACATCAACCCGGTGCTCCTGCCTAAGAAGGTGGCGGAGAaggcggccggcgccgccgccaaggAGGCCAAGTCGCCCAAGAAGGCAGCCAAGTCCCCGAAGAAGGCCTAG
- the LOC112881893 gene encoding lon protease homolog 2, peroxisomal: MADSPVELPGRLAILPFRNKVLLPGAIVRIRCTNPSSVKLVEQELWQKEEKGLIGVLPVRDSEAGAVGSLLSPGVGSDSGEGSSKAGGSPGETSKQDIKNGKEPIHWHSKGVAARALHLSRGVEKPSGRVTYIVVLEGLCRFSVQELSTRGSYHVARVSRLDMTKTELEQAEQDPDLIALSRQFKATAMELISVLEQKQKTVGRTKVLLDTVPVYRLADIFVASFEISFEEQLSMLDSVDLKVRLSKATELVDRHLQSILVAEKITQKVEGQLSKSQKEFLLRQQMRAIKEELGDNDDDEDDVVALERKMQNAGMPANIWKHAQRELRRLRKMQPQQPGYNSSRAYLELLADLPWQKVSEERELDLRAAKESLDRDHYGLTKVKQRIIEYLAVRKLKPDARGPVLCFVGPPGVGKTSLASSIAKALNRKFIRISLGGVKDEADIRGHRRTYIGSMPGRLIDGLKRVSVSNPVMLLDEIDKTGSDVRGDPASALLEVLDPEQNKTFNDHYLNVPFDLSKVIFVATANRMQPIPPPLLDRMEVIELPGYTPEEKLKIAMKHLIPRVLEQHGLSSAYLQIPEAMVKLIIERYTREAGVRNLERNLAALARAAAVKVAEQANTLRLGKEIQPITTTLLDSRLADGGEVEMEVIPMGHDISNTYENPSPMVVDEAMLEKVLGPPRFDDREAADRVASPGVSVGLVWTSCGGEVQFVEATAMVGKGDLHLTGQLGDVIKESAQLALTWVRARAADLNLSPTSDVNLLESRDIHIHFPAGAVPKDGPSAGVTLVTSLVSLFSNRKVRADTAMTGEMTLRGLVLPVGGVKDKVLAAHRYGIKRVILPERNLKDLTEVPSPILSGMEILLVKRIEEVLDHAFEDGCPLRSRSKL, encoded by the exons TGTGAAGCTGGTGGAGCAAGAGCTCTGGCAGAAGGAGGAGAAGGGCCTGATCGGGGTACTTCCTGTGCGGGACTCAGAGGCTGGAGCTGTTGGATCGTTGCTGTCTCCTG GTGTGGGCAGTGATTCAGGTGAGGGAAGCAGTAAGGCTGGCGGTTCTCCGGGAGAGACGTCAAAGCAGGACATAAAGAATGGGAAGGAGCCCATTCACTGGCACAGCAA GGGAGTTGCTGCTAGAGCTTTACACCTTTCCAGAGGGGTAGAGAAGCCAAGTGGAAGGGTCACATACATTGTTGTTCTTGAAGGTCTATGTAGGTTCAGTGTTCAGGAACTAAGTACAAGAGGATCATACCATGTTGCCCGTGTTTCACGCCTTGACATGACAAAGACTG AATTGGAGCAGGCGGAGCAAGACCCAGATCTTATTGCTCTTTCTAGACAATTTAAAGCTACTGCCATGGAACTGATTTCTGTTCTAGAACAG AAGCAGAAGACAGTTGGTAGGACAAAGGTGCTTCTTGATACCGTTCCTGTTTATAGGCTAGCTGATATTTTTGTTGCTAGCTTTGAAATAAGCTTTGAGGAGCAGCTTTCCATGCTGGATTCAGTTGACTTGAAAGTTAGGCTTTCAAAGGCAACTGAACTTGTAGACAGACACCTGCAG TCGATTCTTGTTGCCGAGAAAATAACACAGAAGGTTGAGGGGCAGTTGTCGAAGTCGCAAAAAGAATTTCTACTGCGCCAGCAG ATGAGGGCTATCAAAGAGGAACTTGGTgataatgatgatgatgaagacgaCGTGGTTGCATTGGAAAGGAAGATGCAGAACGCAGGAATGCCTGCTAATATTTGGAAGCATGCTCAAAGGGAGTTGAG GCGCCTGCGAAAGATGCAACCTCAGCAACCTGGATACAATAGCTCTCGAGCTTACTTAGAACTTCTTGCTGATCTTCCTTGGCAAAAAGTCAGTGAAGAAAGGGAGCTTGACCTTAGAGCTGCAAAAGAGAGTCTTGACCGGGATCATTATGGGCTAACAAAAGTTAAGCAGCGGATTATTGAGTATCTGGCTGTTCGTAAG CTTAAACCTGATGCTAGGGGTCCAGTGCTGTGTTTTGTGGGGCCACCTGGTGTTGGGAAGACATCTTTGGCTTCCTCCATTGCAAAGGCCCTGAATAGGAAGTTCATAAGAATCTCTCTTGGTGGTGTAAAGGATGAAGCTGATATAAGGGGTCACCGAAGGACATACATTGGAAGCATGCCAGGGAGACTTATTGATGGACTAAAG AGAGTATCTGTCAGCAACCCAGTGATGCTTCTCGACGAAATTGACAAGACCGGTTCTGATGTACGTGGGGATCCAGCGTCAGCACTACTAGAAGTTCTTGATCCTGAGCAGAACAAAACATTCAATGATCA CTATTTGAATGTTCCGTTCGACCTGTCAAAGGTCATATTTGTTGCAACTGCCAACAGGATGCAACCtatcccccctcctctgttagATAGGATGGAGGTCATTGAGCTACCAGGTTACACACCTGAAGAGAAGCTCAAAATAGCCATGAAACATCTCATACCGAGGGTATTGGAGCAGCATGGCTTGAGTTCGGCATATCTTCAGATTCCTGAG GCTATGGTCAAACTGATCATTGAGAGATACACGAGAGAAGCTGGTGTACGTAATCTTGAGCGGAACCTAGCTGCATTGGCCCGAGCAGCTGCTGTCAAGGTTGCAGAGCAAGCTAACACTCTTAGACTTGGCAAGGAAATACAACCAATTACTACAACTCTGCTGGATTCGAGGCTTGCTGATGGTGGTGAAGTTGAAATGGAAGTTATTCCTATGGGCCATGATATATCAAATACTTATGAAAATCCATCTCCTATGGTTGTTGATGAAGCTATGCTAGAAAAAGTGCTTGGG CCTCCTAGATTTGATGATAGAGAAGCTGCAGATCGTGTAGCAAGCCCAGGAGTTTCAGTTGGGCTTGTTTGGACTTCATGTGGTGGGGAAGTTCAATTTGTGGAGGCTACAGCCATGGTGGGTAAGGGTGACTTGCACTTGACTGGACAGCTTGGTGATGTTATTAAGGAGTCGGCACAGTTAGCTTTGACATGG GTGAGAGCAAGAGCTGCTGACCTGAACTTATCACCTACTTCTGATGTCAACTTATTGGAGAGCCGTGATATTCACATACATTTTCCTGCTGGTGCTGTGCCAAAGGATGGCCCTTCTGCGGGTGTGACATTAGTAACATCACTAGTATCACTTTTTAGTAACAGAAAAGTCAGAGCAGATACTGCTATGACTGGAGAGATGACTCTAAGGGGCCTTGTGTTGCCAGTTGGTGGTGTTAAAGATAAG GTACTTGCGGCACATCGTTATGGAATCAAGAGAGTAATTTTACCTGAAAGGAACTTGAAGGACTTGACTGAGGTTCCATCACCCATTCTGTCTGGCATGGAG ATTCTGCTTGTGAAGCGCATCGAGGAAGTACTCGACCATGCTTTTGAAGATGGATGCCCGTTGAGATCGCGCTCCAAGTTATAG